A part of Bacillus thuringiensis genomic DNA contains:
- a CDS encoding TatD family hydrolase, protein MKWIDSHIHVDQYKDEEKNRLLKDVENSKEIKGLIAVSMNYQSCKETLSLAKRYPFVHPAIGFHPEQPIHKEECEQIYKLIEDHVEDIVAIGEVGLPYYLRKEDERIAVDSYISVLQQFVELASQYDLPIILHAVYEDADIVCDLLEKYKVSRAHFHWFKGSETTMKRMMRNGYYISITPDILHKEKIRKIVSYYPLEYMMVETDGPWEFHEDVMTHPRMIREVLKEISVIKNISIDKVAETIYENTIQFYPVLMGGKTSTD, encoded by the coding sequence ATGAAATGGATTGATAGTCATATACATGTGGATCAATATAAAGATGAAGAAAAAAATAGATTACTTAAAGATGTGGAAAATAGTAAAGAGATAAAGGGGCTTATTGCGGTATCTATGAATTATCAATCATGTAAAGAAACTTTATCTTTAGCAAAGCGATATCCTTTTGTACATCCAGCAATAGGTTTTCATCCGGAGCAACCGATTCATAAAGAAGAATGTGAGCAAATTTATAAATTAATTGAAGATCATGTAGAGGATATAGTAGCGATTGGTGAAGTAGGCTTGCCGTATTATTTAAGAAAAGAAGATGAGCGCATTGCTGTCGATTCATATATATCAGTGTTGCAACAGTTTGTCGAACTAGCTAGTCAATATGATTTACCAATTATATTGCATGCAGTGTATGAAGATGCGGATATTGTATGTGATTTACTGGAGAAATATAAAGTTTCACGTGCACATTTTCATTGGTTTAAAGGAAGTGAAACAACAATGAAACGGATGATGAGGAACGGTTATTATATTTCTATCACGCCAGATATTTTACATAAGGAGAAAATTAGAAAAATTGTTTCGTATTATCCACTTGAATATATGATGGTAGAAACAGATGGACCGTGGGAATTTCACGAGGATGTTATGACGCATCCGAGGATGATTCGAGAGGTATTAAAGGAAATTAGTGTTATAAAAAACATATCTATTGATAAGGTTGCAGAAACAATATATGAAAATACGATTCAATTTTACCCTGTATTAATGGGTGGTAAGACTTCCACTGATTAA
- a CDS encoding DUF2334 domain-containing protein: protein MKKCIILLFSILLLIPIHTSAQTSSKPKVLVLYSTQDDQITNNIQILNTQLGHFTNDITTKSLKKANEITNSSSYTHIVYIGEQKEEFPIETKKLLENFSGPILVLGQNVEQLSNRFSFITLKADDIRVNKIEYPSHKLKNTLEEERLIQSFDTNGTVLANALSSNNTNPLIVQHETSYYVATPNLFDWMSHYVGEMLFSYFGQKPTTNKVEAYLRLEDVHPAADTNQLKEIAELLKEKKIPYMITVIPVYKDPDTGKTVHLKDKPELVDLLRSMQDDGAAIIMHGYTHQFYDSETGEGFEFWDVKTNQPIRQPNHEQPKTKDDFPNIEAYNAYVKKGEEFEEKYTTEHIEKGIQELVDAKLYPVAFEAPHYTMSQKGYEILSRYFSTYVGQLQLSDTTWKSMHSPFYTSTPSFLHGMKLMPETVGFIEEDKPHAIAKMKERAVSVAKLSDGVIGAFYHPYLGVKPLKEVLKDLESIPNIEWIDLQKETNEVKMKDIHITTNKDGIHVKKPTSASDVMDYVKQYGFFLILGFFIIVFLLLLRRAKKLES from the coding sequence ATGAAAAAGTGCATAATACTCTTGTTCAGCATTTTACTACTTATCCCTATCCACACCTCTGCACAAACATCATCAAAACCAAAAGTACTTGTTTTATACAGTACACAAGACGATCAAATTACAAATAATATTCAAATCCTTAATACCCAATTAGGACATTTTACAAACGATATAACTACGAAAAGTTTAAAAAAGGCTAATGAAATTACTAATTCATCTTCTTATACACATATTGTTTATATCGGTGAACAAAAAGAAGAGTTTCCTATTGAAACAAAGAAACTTCTAGAAAATTTCTCAGGCCCAATATTAGTTTTAGGACAAAATGTTGAACAATTATCTAATCGCTTTTCTTTCATTACCCTAAAGGCTGATGATATACGAGTTAATAAAATCGAATATCCAAGTCATAAACTAAAAAACACTTTAGAAGAGGAACGATTGATTCAATCTTTTGATACAAACGGAACTGTTCTTGCTAACGCTTTAAGCTCAAATAACACGAACCCACTAATCGTTCAGCATGAAACATCTTACTACGTTGCAACGCCAAATCTCTTTGACTGGATGTCTCATTACGTCGGTGAAATGTTATTTTCTTACTTCGGACAAAAGCCAACGACAAATAAAGTAGAAGCTTATTTACGTCTTGAGGACGTTCATCCAGCCGCAGATACAAATCAATTAAAAGAAATTGCTGAATTACTAAAAGAGAAAAAAATCCCTTACATGATTACGGTCATCCCGGTATATAAAGATCCGGATACAGGAAAAACAGTACATTTAAAAGATAAACCTGAACTAGTCGACCTTTTACGCTCTATGCAAGATGATGGCGCAGCAATTATTATGCATGGTTATACGCACCAATTTTATGACAGTGAAACTGGGGAAGGTTTTGAATTTTGGGACGTAAAAACAAATCAACCGATTCGTCAACCGAATCATGAACAACCAAAAACAAAAGATGACTTTCCTAATATAGAAGCATATAATGCATACGTAAAAAAAGGGGAAGAATTTGAAGAAAAATATACAACTGAGCATATTGAAAAGGGCATTCAAGAACTTGTAGATGCCAAACTATATCCTGTCGCATTTGAAGCACCTCATTACACGATGTCTCAAAAAGGGTATGAAATATTATCAAGGTACTTTTCAACTTATGTAGGACAACTACAGTTAAGTGATACAACTTGGAAATCGATGCACTCACCATTTTATACAAGTACCCCATCATTTTTACACGGGATGAAATTAATGCCTGAAACAGTCGGTTTTATTGAAGAAGATAAGCCACATGCTATTGCTAAAATGAAAGAACGTGCTGTATCTGTTGCTAAATTATCCGATGGAGTTATTGGTGCATTCTATCATCCTTACTTAGGTGTGAAACCATTAAAAGAAGTATTAAAGGATCTAGAAAGCATTCCAAATATAGAATGGATTGATTTACAAAAAGAAACAAATGAAGTGAAAATGAAAGATATTCATATTACTACTAATAAAGACGGTATTCACGTTAAAAAACCAACAAGCGCAAGCGACGTAATGGATTATGTAAAACAATATGGATTCTTCCTTATACTTGGCTTCTTCATCATTGTGTTTCTATTGTTATTAAGACGTGCGAAAAAATTAGAATCCTAA
- a CDS encoding transglycosylase SLT domain-containing protein yields MKKFFVGFLVVLGVYLYFQGKSEGMGKLVNETSYVDSEEAKQMKQIIIEEAKKVNLPEWIPLTIAEHESRLNPRSVGDNGTSFGLFQLHRGGGLAPDHLTDEELKDPRTNAQIAMPHLMKGYKRGVQKGLTDFALLKYVANTSGWPGNLGPEWTDNNMKYNVGLEDVYYRNKGVIKE; encoded by the coding sequence GTGAAGAAATTCTTTGTAGGATTTTTAGTTGTTCTTGGGGTGTACTTATATTTCCAAGGAAAGTCTGAAGGAATGGGCAAGTTAGTGAATGAGACAAGCTATGTTGACTCAGAAGAAGCAAAACAAATGAAACAAATTATTATAGAGGAAGCAAAGAAAGTCAATCTTCCGGAATGGATACCTCTTACAATTGCCGAACATGAAAGCCGGTTAAATCCAAGAAGTGTTGGAGATAACGGAACTTCATTCGGATTGTTTCAATTGCACCGTGGCGGTGGGCTTGCACCAGATCATTTAACTGATGAAGAGTTGAAAGATCCGCGCACAAATGCGCAAATTGCAATGCCGCATTTAATGAAAGGGTATAAGCGCGGGGTGCAAAAAGGTTTGACGGATTTTGCATTACTAAAATATGTAGCAAATACATCTGGATGGCCAGGTAATCTGGGGCCAGAGTGGACGGATAATAACATGAAGTATAACGTCGGATTAGAAGATGTGTACTATCGAAATAAAGGTGTAATAAAAGAGTAG
- a CDS encoding DUF4931 domain-containing protein, which produces MDTQQLYFLNDIGKQKPESIRNRSATCPFCDRENLTDILATEGSIIWLKNKFPTLKDTFQTVLIETDNCEDHIATYTEEHMKSLIRFSIKSWLDLQKNEEFTSVILYKNHGPFSGGSLHHAHMQIIGMKYVDYLDNVETENFQGVIVQKNEHIELNISDRPIIGFTEFNIIIEDVRCIDELANYIQQTVRYILTDFHKGCSSYNLFFYHLNGKIICKVVPRFVVSPLYVGYKIPQVSTKLEDVKIQLAAYFTKQDDAINHKK; this is translated from the coding sequence ATGGATACACAACAACTATACTTTTTAAACGATATTGGCAAACAAAAACCAGAAAGCATTCGGAATAGAAGCGCCACATGTCCTTTTTGTGACAGAGAAAATTTAACGGATATTTTAGCAACTGAGGGCTCAATTATTTGGCTAAAAAACAAATTCCCTACATTAAAAGATACATTTCAAACGGTGCTAATCGAAACAGATAATTGTGAAGACCATATTGCGACATATACAGAAGAACATATGAAATCGCTAATTCGTTTCTCCATTAAATCTTGGTTAGACTTACAGAAAAATGAAGAATTTACATCTGTGATTTTATACAAAAATCACGGTCCATTCTCAGGCGGGAGTTTGCATCATGCACACATGCAGATTATCGGAATGAAATATGTAGACTATCTCGATAACGTAGAAACGGAGAACTTCCAAGGGGTCATTGTACAAAAAAACGAACACATTGAACTCAACATTTCAGATCGTCCTATTATCGGTTTTACTGAATTTAATATCATTATTGAAGATGTTAGATGCATAGATGAACTGGCAAATTATATTCAACAAACTGTACGTTACATACTGACAGATTTCCATAAAGGATGTAGTAGTTATAACTTATTTTTCTATCACTTAAACGGAAAAATCATTTGTAAAGTTGTTCCTAGGTTTGTCGTTTCACCATTATATGTAGGATATAAAATACCGCAAGTTTCTACAAAACTAGAAGACGTGAAAATACAACTAGCGGCGTATTTCACAAAACAAGACGACGCGATTAACCACAAAAAATAG
- a CDS encoding spore coat protein B → MNMKKAIIIIASTAIALYTIKNRKKKHNKNDLYYPYTLLKKK, encoded by the coding sequence ATGAATATGAAGAAAGCCATTATTATAATCGCAAGTACAGCAATTGCCTTATACACAATAAAAAATAGAAAAAAGAAACATAATAAAAATGATTTATATTATCCATACACATTATTAAAGAAAAAATAA
- a CDS encoding RAxF-45 family protein: MKRSLAARAKFLEYIYFCRAIFHDVVVNGIRLSFFNNCIVAIER; encoded by the coding sequence ATGAAACGTTCTTTAGCTGCACGTGCCAAATTTTTAGAATATATCTATTTTTGTCGTGCGATTTTTCATGATGTAGTTGTTAACGGGATACGTCTGTCCTTTTTTAACAATTGCATAGTAGCTATTGAACGATAG